CAGTGACTAATAATCGCCCCATGTTGATGCCCTCACTCCGTTTGGCAGTCCTCTTACTTCGCATCTGATTCCACGGTAATTTTTAACTGCAAATGCCACTCCTCTATATTTATGACCTCCTTTTATTAGCGTAACTTTCACGCTTTTTGAATATCCTGGATGGGAACTGCCATGTTTTTTAAAAAATTTGTATTCTTTAATGGCCTGTTTTTTCATTTTATTCCAGGTTGTCTTTTTGATTTTCCATTTGTATTTGGATTTGCCTTTGAATACATTATATATGCTTTTTTTAGTTGTTTTGACTTTGGCAGGTGTTGATTTTGTTGCTGTAAGTTTTTCCGGTGCCTTTAAACTTGAAGACAATATTGGTGCAGTGACTGTACTTGACAAAACATCTTCACTGCTTTTAGCTAAAACGTCAGGCTCTTTACTTTCATTTGAATCATCACTTGCCTGCTCTAAACTAACTGATTCACTGTCGGGGTCATTTTCCATACTGATTATCTCATCTGTGGTGTTGTTCTCAGCCGCACTTGTTGCACTCAATGTCAGTGCGACTAATAACATGAGAGACAAAATTCCCATCATTTTTAACTTCATAATTTAAACCTCCTTTTTAATCTGTATTAATATATCTTACACACATATTATTTATATTCAATTGCTTTTGTTGAAATGCTGAATTATGCAAAGTATTCTTTTTAGTAACCTGTATTCTTCAGCTATTGAATCATTAACGTTAATGTTAATTTTCTATTTTTATGTGATGACTTTTACATTAACGGTCCGGATGTTGAAAATCATACCTGATTTAAGTCCTACATATATATCACATGGTTTATAAAGGTACTTTTCTATCTGAAAATGGCAGTCGTTAATGTTATTTTCATTTTTTGATTCGCTTTTGAATTTCATGTAATCTTGAAAACAAGTTATAATCTCAAGAAAGCAATTTAGTCTAATAAGTTAATTCCATTAGTGAAATTTTTTTGTATCTGAGCTATTTCGATAATAATTTAAATTATTGGCAACAGATATAACAATATTGATGAGTATTAACTCAAACATTAATTATTTAACAGGGATAACAATGAAAACACTAACAAAAGTATTATTTGGAATTTGCATGCTGTTTTTAGTGATTGGTGCTGTATCTGCAGGGGATAACACAACAGATTTTGTTTCGGGCACTGCCAATAGTGATACTGCAGCTGAACTGGTAGTGGAAGATTATGTTACTGAATATAAATCTTTTGAACCATTGAAAGTTAGTCTAAAGGGACCAAATGGTAATTTAATTAAAAATCAGGAGATATCTGAAGAGTTCTACGGAGATCTTCGATATGATGCAGACTGTGTGGATAATACAGGTTTTACAGGCATTACATCCCATCCTCCACTGCTTGAAGCAGGAGAGTATACCGCATATATCTCTACAAATTATCAGGGGAAAATCTTATACAAATTTATTGATGTGAAAATAACAAAAGCGGCAGCAAAAATCACAACTTATAAAATAAATGCTGAAAACACCAACTATGTAACACTCAAAGCAAAAATAACTGATAAATACGGTGGAGAGATAGATCAAGGCAAGGTTGTATTCACAATCAACGGAAAAACATATACAGCTTATCCCAATATTGACGGAATAGCTTCTAAAAAAGTTAAACTGACAAATCCCGGAACATATACTTTCTCAGCAAAGTACACCTGTCGAAATTATAATACCGTAACTGCAAAATCCAAAGTAGTATTAAAATATCCGACAAAAACAGTAACCTCAAAAGTTACTCCTTCACATTTTTATCCTACTATAAAACTCAATAAATATGGAGACATATTGTCTGTAATATATGCAAAAAAAGATGAACAGTATAAAAAAGGAGTTTATGTTCATATTCATTATCATGGAATAGACCCGCCAAAACACGCTAAACTTTTAAAAGTAAAAATTTGGTTTAAAAATAGTAAAGGTAAAATAATTACTAAAATTTCTTCAAAATGTAAATATAATGGAATTAGTTTTAAGTTAATTAATGGATACACTCCTTATAAAGCAAAAGCTTGGTATAAATATAAATGATTTAACCTTGTAGAAATCATGTCAAAATTTAAGTGAAAATCGATGTTATTTGTTTTTCTCAAATAATTTATTTTGTTTTTTATATCTTACATTGGCATGTTATTGTTCTTTTTATTTTACACTTGAATTTGTTCATTGCATAAAATTTTTACTAAAATGCTTTGATTTCAAATTTAAGCTATTTTACTTCTTTAATTTTTCTCGGGTTTAAATAGAATTAATTTTTAACCTATCTCATTTGACCGCTGACACACATATCTAAAAAATTAGTAAATTATATAATGAACTTATCCGAATACCTGGATAAAGCAATACAATACCAATAAAGCATAAAATCCAGGTATATGATTTAATTGAATGATTTTATAAAACAATGATTCCCAGAAAAATAAAAATGATATTCAAAAACATGAAGGTGCCTGCTTGTCAATAATATTCAACGGTGATTAACTTTATTGCACGTATTATAAAAATAACAAAGCATTTCTTCATATATAATTTTAACTTTTCATGATTTGCGGACAAGTATTCAACGATTAAAAACAGATTATATTATAACTGTCAGCTTTAAACTCTCCGGGGCGTGATAAAATGAACATTCATGATGTCAGAAATAATCATTTGCAAAAAATAATTGAAGATATATTCGATTTTCCGGACGAATATATTGATGAATAATTAATAACTGATTTAAAAAGGGAAGTGAGATTTTCAACATTCATATGTCCTGCATGTGGAGCGGGGTTACTTCTTCTTGGAGATGAAGGTGAAAGCGGTGTTGCAATACCTGCATTTACAAGCATGAATGAGTATAATCTGGAATTTGAAGGGGCAAATATTGAACCTGTGGCATGGCAGTTCAGTGATGTTGTGCAATATCTGGAAAATGAAAATTTTGAAGGCATAATTGTAAACCCTCATATTGATAATTTTTTCATATCCCAAGACGTTATACGTGATGCCCTTGATATGATGACGTCATTTACAAGATATT
This sequence is a window from uncultured Methanobrevibacter sp.. Protein-coding genes within it:
- a CDS encoding Ig-like domain-containing protein, with product MKTLTKVLFGICMLFLVIGAVSAGDNTTDFVSGTANSDTAAELVVEDYVTEYKSFEPLKVSLKGPNGNLIKNQEISEEFYGDLRYDADCVDNTGFTGITSHPPLLEAGEYTAYISTNYQGKILYKFIDVKITKAAAKITTYKINAENTNYVTLKAKITDKYGGEIDQGKVVFTINGKTYTAYPNIDGIASKKVKLTNPGTYTFSAKYTCRNYNTVTAKSKVVLKYPTKTVTSKVTPSHFYPTIKLNKYGDILSVIYAKKDEQYKKGVYVHIHYHGIDPPKHAKLLKVKIWFKNSKGKIITKISSKCKYNGISFKLINGYTPYKAKAWYKYK